The Larus michahellis chromosome 2, bLarMic1.1, whole genome shotgun sequence genome window below encodes:
- the NR4A3 gene encoding nuclear receptor subfamily 4 group A member 3, producing the protein MPCVQAQYSPSPPGSNYAAQTYAYGSEYSSEIMNPDYTKLTMDLSSTEITATATTSLPSFSTFMEGYSGSYELKPSCLYQMQSASSGQRPLIKMEDTRLSPYQPSLPPSTDEGMPSTSMYFKQSPPSTPTTPGFPSHQSLWDEPPLQPTQTCLPPGHLMDAAPMKTVPPRFPLFHFKHSPPHTPATAPHMCYDPASLSLPLASDRPPASQTSMESHSYGLHLPKRPATLAFSPLGLNAATSSLMGESSGGGSGGLPSPPSRSSSSGEGTCAVCGDNAACQHYGVRTCEGCKGFFKRTVQKNAKYVCLANKNCPVDKRRRNRCQYCRFQKCLSVGMVKEVVRTDSLKGRRGRLPSKPKSPLQQEPSQPSPPSPPVSMMNALVRALTDSTPRELDYSRYCSTDQAAAGTDAEHVQQFYNLLTASIDITRGWAEKIPGFTDLPKEDQTLLIESAFLELFVLRLSIRSDTAEDKFVFCNGLVLHRLQCLRGFGEWLDSIKDFSLNLKSLNLDIPALASLSALTMITERHGLKEPKKVEELCNKITSSLKDHLTFSCQNKGQPLESAEPKVLGVLADLRSLCTLGLQRIFYLKLEDLVPAPSIIDRLFLDTLPF; encoded by the exons ATGCCCTGTGTGCAAGCGCAGTATAGCCCTTCACCGCCCGGTTCAAATTATGCAGCTCAGACCTACGCGTATGGCTCGGAGTACAGCTCGGAGATCATGAACCCAGACTACACCAAGCTGACGATGGACCTGAGCAGTACCGAAATCAccgccactgccaccacctccctccccagcttcagCACCTTTATGGAGGGTTACTCTGGCAGCTATGAGCTCAAGCCTTCCTGCCTCTACCAAATGCAATCTGCCTCCTCCGGCCAGAGGCCCCTCATAAAGATGGAAGACACCCGGCTCTCCCCGTACCAGCCCTCGCTGCCACCCTCCACCGATGAGGGCATGCCCAGCACTTCCATGTACTTCAAGCAATCTCCACCCTCCACGCCCACCACCCCGGGCTTCCCCTCCCACCAGAGCCTGTGGGACGAGCCCCCGCTGCAGCCCACCCAGACCTGCCTGCCGCCTGGCCACCTGATGGACGCTGCCCCCATGAAGACCGTGCCTCCCCGCTTCCCCCTCTTCCACTTCAAGCACTCCCCCCCACACACGCCGGCCACCGCCCCCCACATGTGCTACGACCCTGcctccctcagcctccccctGGCCTCCGACAGACCCCCCGCCAGCCAGACGTCCATGGAGAGCCATTCCTACGGGCTCCACCTGCCCAAAAGACCAGCCACCTTAGCCTTCTCGCCGCTCGGCCTCAACGCAGCCACCTCCAGCCTGATGGGGGAGAGCagcgggggcggcagcggcggcctcccctccccacccagcagGAGCTCCTCATCTGGAGAAGGCACCTGTGCCGTCTGTGGGGACAATGCCGCCTGCCAGCACTACGGGGTACGGACGTGCGAGGGCTGCAAGGGCTTTTTCAAG AGAACCgttcagaaaaatgcaaaatatgtttGTCTGGCAAATAAAAACTGTCCGGTGGACAAGAGACGTCGTAACAGATGCCAATACTGCCGGTTTCAGAAGTGTCTCAGCGTCGGCATGGTTAAAGAAG ttgTCCGTACCGACAGCCTGAAAGGGAGAAGAGGTCGGCTGCCTTCCAAACCAAAGAGCCCCTTACAGCAGGaaccctcccagccctccccgcctTCTCCTCCCGTCAGCATGATGAACGCCCTCGTACGAGCTTTAACCGACTCCACGCCCAGGGAGCTCGACTATTCAAGA TACTGTTCCACTGAtcaggctgctgcaggcacagacGCAGAACATGTACAACAGTTCTATAATCTTCTGACTGCCTCCATTGACATAACTCGAGGCTGGGCAGAAAAAATCCCAGGATTTACTGACCTCCCAAAAGAAGATCAGACATTACTCATAGAATCAGCTTTTTTGGAGCTGTTTGTACTAAGACTCTCCATCAG gtCTGATACTGCTGAGGATAAGTTTGTATTCTGCAATGGACTTGTGCTTCATAGACTTCAGTGCCTTCGTGGATTTGGGGAGTGGCTCGACTCTATTAAAGACTTTTCCTTAAACTTAAAGAGCCTTAACCTTGATATCCCAGCCTTAGCAAGTTTATCAGCTCTAACTATGATTACAG AACGACATGGATTAAAAGAACCAAAGAAAGTGGAAGAGCTATGCAACAAGATCACAAGCAGTTTGAAAGATCACTTAACTTTCAGTTGCCAAAACAAAGGACAACCGCTTGAGTCTGCAGAGCCGAAGGTACTGGGTGTTCTGGCTGACTTGCGTTCTCTCTGCACACTGGGACTGCAGCGCATCTTTTACCTGAAACTGGAAGATTTGGTGCCAGCCCCTTCCATTATCGACAGGCTGTTTCTGGACACCTTACCCTTCTGA